In Nematostella vectensis chromosome 11, jaNemVect1.1, whole genome shotgun sequence, a genomic segment contains:
- the LOC116613551 gene encoding somatostatin receptor type 4, which yields MSIARLFMATALVRFCIALFGVTGNCAVIFVVWSTRSMHTTTNYLLVNLALADVITLLMDPFLHTTLFEVVANFGTNAWTQTTKDWLCRVFIGAGLLGVFVLVSVLLLTIVAVERYHALLKPMNTRLRLEKEHVWKVVLCVWLFALLLNIPLFEDTHFDVNANMCTSALVFNSGQGMATYLGIYFSVSIIIPSIIITICYLSILKGLFITKSICSETVPTDTNRESKKKLAKLLASVTIAFYICVLPFAVFNIYMAADQQPKGESLFRADNLMAFIITASLSMVNSCLNPVLYAFQSSSYKRGFVRFFTCRCCISSMEHNISGLNTFQVTNTGSVVQPENQIYVCELTETRE from the coding sequence ATGTCTATTGCAAGGCTTTTTATGGCCACCGCCCTTGTGCGATTTTGTATTGCCTTGTTTGGAGTCACTGGTAACTGTGCGGTTATCTTTGTCGTCTGGTCGACTCGCTCCATGCACACGACTACGAACTACCTCCTTGTCAACCTTGCGCTCGCCGATGTCATCACACTGTTGATGGATCCATTTTTGCATACAACTCTCTTTGAGGTCGTTGCTAACTTTGGTACCAACGCATGGACTCAAACCACAAAAGACTGGCTGTGTAGGGTTTTTATCGGCGCTGGCTTGTTAGgtgtgtttgttttggtttCTGTGTTACTTCTAACAATAGTTGCAGTTGAGAGGTATCACGCTTTATTGAAACCTATGAATACACGTTTAAGACTTGAGAAAGAACATGTTTGGAAAGTAGTACTGTGTGTATGGCTTTTTGCTCTTTTGCTTAATATTCCATTGTTCGAAGACACGCACTTTGATGTCAACGCCAACATGTGTACGTCGGCATTAGTCTTCAACTCCGGGCAAGGAATGGCCACATATCTTGGCATATATTTCTCGGTTTCTATTATAATTCCATCCATTATCATTACTATATGCTATTTGTCGATTCTTAAGGGCTTATTCATAACCAAGTCAATTTGCTCAGAGACCGTCCCAACTGACACAAACCGTGAATCGAAGAAAAAGCTGGCAAAACTTTTAGCGTCCGTGACAATCGCCTTCTATATCTGCGTTCTCCCATTTGCGGTTTTCAATATCTACATGGCCGCCGACCAACAGCCGAAAGGAGAGAGCTTATTTAGAGCCGATAACCTTATGGCTTTCATCATCACCGCCTCTCTAAGTATGGTGAACTCGTGTCTGAACCCTGTACTATACGCTTTCCAGAGTTCAAGCTACAAAAGAGGCTTTGTTCGATTCTTCACTTGTAGATGCTGTATTTCTTCTATGGAGCACAATATTTCGGGCTTAAACACTTTCCAAGTGACAAATACTGGCTCTGTGGTCCAACCTGAAAATCAAATATACGTTTGTGAGCTCACTGAAACTCGCGAGTAG